A stretch of the Perca flavescens isolate YP-PL-M2 chromosome 3, PFLA_1.0, whole genome shotgun sequence genome encodes the following:
- the kcnj1a.1 gene encoding ATP-sensitive inward rectifier potassium channel 1 translates to MFGFVNKRIEHWLAERKCRRNRLVTKDGHCNIEFGNIMYSTHLSFLADLWTTSVEIRWRYVLLLFTASFTLTWLIFGLLWYWIALNNGDLTWQNPPSNHSPCIIGVYGLTTAFLYSLETQTTIGYGVRALTDLCPGAVAVVIIQALFGAIINCCMCGVILSKISLPKKRAKTISFSDMAVISPKNGFLSLSIRVANLRKTLMIGSHIYGKLLRTTNRADGETIIMDQVNIDFIVDAGKDNLFFVCPLTLYHIIDKSSPFFEMAVDTLHNQEFELVVFLDCTAETTSSACQVRTSFIPQEIMWGYNFLPIISRSKEGKYRVDFSNFAKVEPVATAHCASCFHNIKGHHHYSRDGHDNQGFDMIEINELPNVTKM, encoded by the coding sequence ATGTTTGGCTTTGTGAACAAACGTATCGAGCACTGGCTGGCAGAGCGAAAATGCCGCAGGAACAGACTGGTGACCAAAGATGGTCACTGCAACATTGAATTCGGAAATATCATGTACAGCACACACTTATCGTTCCTCGCTGACCTCTGGACCACCTCTGTGGAGATCCGGTGGCGTtatgtcctcctcctcttcactgCCTCCTTCACCCTCACCTGGTTAATTTTTGGCCTGCTGTGGTACTGGATTGCCCTCAACAATGGAGACCTGACGTGGCAAAACCCCCCATCAAACCACAGTCCATGTATTATAGGTGTCTATGGACTCACCACAGCGTTCCTATACTCCCTTGAAACCCAGACAACTATTGGGTATGGTGTCCGAGCACTCACCGATCTTTGCCCAGGTGCTGTGGCCGTTGTCATTATCCAGGCCCTATTCGGAGCCATCATCAACTGCTGCATGTGTGGAGTCATCCTGTCCAAAATCTCTTTACCCAAAAAGAGGGCTAAGACCATCTCATTCAGTGACATGGCTGTCATCAGCCCCAAAAACGGTTTTCTTTCCCTGTCAATCAGAGTGGCCAACCTACGCAAGACACTGATGATTGGAAGCCATATCTATGGAAAGCTGCTGAGGACAACAAACAGAGCTGACGGGGAGACAATCATCATGGACCAGGTGAACATTGATTTCATAGTGGACGCCGGGAAGGACAACCTCTTCTTTGTCTGTCCTCTCACGCTTTACCACATCATTGACAAGAGCAGCCCCTTCTTCGAGATGGCGGTAGATACGCTCCACAATCAAGAGTTTGAGCTGGTCGTCTTCCTAGACTGCACCGCAGAGACTACTAGCTCTGCCTGCCAGGTCCGGACCTCCTTTATTCCTCAGGAGATCATGTGGGGCTACAACTTCTTGCCCATCATCTCCAGAAGCAAGGAGGGCAAGTACCGAGTAGATTTCTCCAACTTCGCCAAGGTGGAGCCAGTGGCCACTGCACACTGTGCCTCATGTTTCCACAACATCAAGGGTCATCATCACTACTCCAGAGATGGACATGACAACCAGGGCTTTGATATGATTGAAATTAATGAGCTTCCGAATGTAACCAAGATGTGA